The Thermus oshimai DSM 12092 DNA segment GCCCTCTTGAAGAAGGCGGAGGTCCTGGAGGTCTACCTGGCCTTTGACGCGGACGAGGCGGGCCAGAGGGCCACCCTGCAGAGCCTGGACCTGGAGGTGGCCCGCCGGTTCCTCTTCTTCGCCGTGCGCCTCCCCGCCAAGGACCCGGGGGAACTCCTCCTGGCCGCGGGCGGCCCGGCCCTCTTTCAGAAGGCCCTGGAGGAGGCCCTGCCCGAGGTGGAGTTCCGCTTCCGGGAGGCGGCCCAAGGCCTGGACCTGAGCCGCCCCGAGGCCAAGCGCAAGGTGCTGGAGAGGCTCGCCCCCAGGATGCTCTCCCCCGAACCCTTTGACCCGGTGGCGGAGAGGCTCAAGGCGGTGGCCATCACCGAGCTCGGCCTCAGGCCCAAGGCCCTGGAGGACTACCTGGAGGCCCTAGCCCGCAAGGGGCGGAAAGCGGCCCCACCCCCTGCTCCCCCCAAACCCCTCCCCCAAAACCGGACCCTCCTCCTGGAGCTGGACGTGATGGCCCTGGCCCTCTCCGCACCGGAGGAGGCCTTTGCGGAGACGGTCCGCTTCATCGCGGATAGGGTCTGGCCTCCCGAGGGCTCCCTTCTAGGGGAGTTTCTGGAAAGCGCCCAGAAGGACCCCCGGAGGGACCACCTCCGCCGGGTCCTGGGGAAAAAGGAAGCGGGGGGTCTTCTTTTTGAAAGGCTCCTCCTGGCCCCGGCCCTGGAGGACCCCAAGCGGAAAGAGGTCTTGGAAAAGGCCCTGGCCCGCCTGCGGGAGGCCTACTACACCGAGAGGCTGGAGGAGGTGAAGGCCCTTTTGAAGGAACGGGCCACCACGGAGCTCCTCAAGGAGTACCAGGAGCTCCGGGCGGCCATAGAGGCGGAACGGCGGCTCTACCGGGGCCCCTAAACCCGCCCCGTGTCTTGGGCCAGGGCGAGAAGCCGCGCCCCGTGGGCCTCGGTG contains these protein-coding regions:
- the dnaG gene encoding DNA primase gives rise to the protein MDVAQAVEAIKARLSLREVVGRYVALKPAGKGRWKGLCPFHQEKTPSFYVDEDKGLFHCFGCKAGGDLFAFVERMEGLDFRGALERLAEEAGIALAPLGGAGPRRELLDLLKAAQAYFQENLQTHPEALAYLRARGLSEESVARFGLGYAPPKGDGLLTFLAQKGFTPEEGLKAGVLAEKEGRPYDRLRGRITFPIKDALGRIVAFTGRALGEETPKYLNTPETPLFRKREVLFAYPEAKEAMREKRRAIVVEGLFDAIALHQMGFPETVAVLGSGLSEAQAALLKKAEVLEVYLAFDADEAGQRATLQSLDLEVARRFLFFAVRLPAKDPGELLLAAGGPALFQKALEEALPEVEFRFREAAQGLDLSRPEAKRKVLERLAPRMLSPEPFDPVAERLKAVAITELGLRPKALEDYLEALARKGRKAAPPPAPPKPLPQNRTLLLELDVMALALSAPEEAFAETVRFIADRVWPPEGSLLGEFLESAQKDPRRDHLRRVLGKKEAGGLLFERLLLAPALEDPKRKEVLEKALARLREAYYTERLEEVKALLKERATTELLKEYQELRAAIEAERRLYRGP